A single region of the Lepus europaeus isolate LE1 chromosome 1, mLepTim1.pri, whole genome shotgun sequence genome encodes:
- the MARS2 gene encoding methionine--tRNA ligase, mitochondrial, translating into MLRVCVRPLGRLGTFRVSFQGYAGPRHYGSSSFSGSDDSRDARAYFTTPIFYVNAAPHIGHLYSALLADALCRHRRLRVPSATATRLSTGTDEHGLKIQQAAATAGLAPIELCDRVSSQFQQLFQEAGVSSTDFIRTTEARHRLAVQHFWEVLKVRGLLYKGLYEGWYCASDECFLPEAKVTRQPGPSGESCPVSLESGHPVSWTKEENYIFRLSQFQEPLRQWLRGNPQTITPEPFYHAVLHWLEEELPDLSVSRRSSHLHWGIPVPGDDSQTIYVWLDALVNYLTVIGYPNDEFKSWWPATSHIIGKDILKFHAIYWPALLLGAGLSPPHRICVHSHWTVCGQKMSKSLGNVVDPRTCLEHYTVDGFRYFLLRQGVPNWDCDYYDEKVVKLLDSELADALGGLLNRCTANRINPSGTYPAFCTTCFPSEPGLMGPSVRARAEDYALVRAVATLPKQVADHFDNFQIYKALEAVSSCVRQTNGFVQRHAPWKLNWENPADAPWLGTVLHVALECLRVFGTLLQPVTPNLADKLLSRLGVSATERSLGKLLFLPRFYGRPCPFEGRRLGPETGLLFPRLDQSRGWLVKAHRT; encoded by the coding sequence ATGCTGCGGGTTTGTGTCAGGCCGTTAGGACGCCTGGGGACCTTTAGGGTTTCTTTCCAGGGGTACGCTGGCCCACGGCACTATGGTTCGAGCTCTTTTAGCGGCAGCGACGATTCTCGCGACGCGCGCGCCTACTTCACCACACCCATTTTCTACGTGAACGCGGCGCCGCACATAGGACACCTGTACTCGGCGCTACTGGCGGACGCCCTGTGCCGCCACCGTCGCCTCCGGGTTCCCAGCGCCACCGCCACGCGACTCTCCACCGGTACCGACGAGCACGGCCTGAAGATTCAGCAGGCGGCTGCCACGGCGGGCCTGGCTCCAATTGAGCTGTGCGACCGAGTCTCTTCCCAGTTCCAGCAGCTTTTCCAGGAGGCAGGGGTCTCATCGACCGACTTTATCCGCACCACGGAGGCCCGGCACCGGCTGGCTGTGCAGCACTTCTGGGAGGTGCTCAAGGTCCGCGGGCTGCTGTACAAGGGGCTCTATGAAGGCTGGTATTGCGCCTCGGACGAGTGCTTTCTGCCTGAGGCCAAGGTCACCCGGCAGCCAGGCCCGTCTGGGGAGTCCTGTCCTGTATCTCTAGAGAGCGGGCATCCAGTTTCTTGGACCAAGGAAGAAAACTACATTTTTAGGCTTTCCCAGTTCCAGGAGCCGCTCCGACAGTGGCTGCGGGGCAACCCTCAGACCATCACCCCGGAGCCATTCTATCACGCGGTCCTTCACtggctggaggaggagctgccAGACCTGTCGGTGTCTCGCAGGAGTAGCCACTTGCATTGGGGCATTCCGGTGCCCGGGGACGACTCGCAGACCATCTACGTATGGCTGGATGCCCTGGTCAACTACCTCACTGTAATTGGCTACCCAAATGATGAGTTCAAATCTTGGTGGCCGGCTACCTCTCACATCATAGGTAAGGACATTCTTAAATTCCACGCCATTTATTGGCCTGCTCTCCTCTTAGGGGCTGGATTGAGCCCACCACATCGCATCTGTGTCCACTCTCATTGGACAGTCTGTGGCCAAAAGatgtccaagagcttgggcaaCGTGGTGGATCCCAGGACTTGCCTTGAACACTATACTGTGGATGGCTTCCGCTACTTTCTTCTTCGGCAGGGCGTTCCCAACTGGGACTGTGACTACTATGATGAAAAGGTTGTTAAGTTACTGGATTCTGAGCTGGCAGATGCCTTGGGAGGTCTCTTGAACCGATGCACTGCCAACAGAATAAATCCTTCTGGGACCTACCCAGCTTTCTGTACCACCTGCTTCCCCAGTGAACCAGGGTTGATGGGGCCATCAGTTCGCGCTCGAGCAGAGGACTATGCTCTGGTGAGAGCAGTGGCCACTCTGCCCAAGCAGGTAGCAGACCACTTTGATAATTTTCAGATCTATAAGGCTCTGGAGGCAGTGTCTAGTTGTGTCCGGCAAACTAATGGTTTTGTCCAAAGACATGCCCCCTGGAAGTTGAATTGGGAGAATCCAGCGGATGCCCCCTGGCTAGGTACTGTGCTTCATGTGGCCTTGGAATGTTTGCGAGTCTTTGGAACTTTGCTTCAGCCTGTCACCCCAAACCTAGCTGATAAGCTGCTGTCTAGGCTGGGGGTTTCTGCCACAGAGAGAAGCCTTGGAAAGCTCCTTTTCTTGCCTCGATTTTATGGACGTCCATGCCCTTTtgagggcaggaggctgggaccTGAAACTGGGCTTTTGTTTCCACGACTAGACCAGTCCCGGGGTTGGCTGGTGAAAGCCCACAGGACCTAG